Sequence from the Nitrincola iocasae genome:
AAGGCAACATGCGCATCTGTAAGCCGATGTCATGCAGATCCTGCATTAACAACTCCTGCGACTGAACTCTGTCCTTTAAGGCCCTTGAAAAATGCTGCAATCCGGAGACCAGCTCCGTAACCCCTTGTTTTTGTACTTGCAGTTCCAACTGCTGGGCGATACGAGTCATTTCACGCAAACCGGCATGGCTAGACACCACTTCGCCCATAAGTTTAATCAGCTCATCCAGCTTGCTCAGTCTAATACGTACGGTTTCAGATGTTCTCAGCACCGCCGTTGACTGGGTGTCTGACGTATCAGCCAGTGTAGGTGGTAGAGATGACGCAGCCAGCTCACTATTCGTAGTCTCTGTTACAGTAGCGGGTGTTTCAGTTGCTCCTTGAGCGGCTGCGCTCAGAGCGGCACAAAGCACCGGATCAGCTGGACTCAGGCGGCTGGCATCCAGCGTATCTGCAAGAATGGTGAGATAATCGGATAACTGATCAACGCCTTGATACAGCAAGGCCAGATTGTGCGAATCGGCTTTCACCTGCTCTTCACGCAGAGCACTGAGCAAATCTTCCAGACTGTGAGCCGTTTCTGTAATCGGGAAGAGCTTCAGCATACGTGAAGAGCCCTTCAGTGTATGTGCAGAACGGAACAGACTGTTAATCAGTTCTGCTCTCGTTTCTCCCTGCTCCAGATCTGCCAGTCCTTCAGCCATCTGACTCAGGTGATCCTGGCCCTCTTCAATAAAACGCAGCAGAAATTTTTTAATATCCAGTGCCATATATCAGCCTTCTCCCTTATCCGAAAGCTGTGTGTTCTGCTTTAATTTCAATAAATGCCGTTCGCTGAGAAACAGAATATCACCACGCGGTAACGGTAACGGTACCCACAGCATCCCATCAGCCGCGTGCTTATCATTTGACAGAATACGCCTGATTACCTGGTAGGCTTTGATGGCCGCCGCATCGTGTCCTTGTATACGGTAAGTTTCGGCCAGATAATAATGAGCAGGCCAACACTCCGGACAGGTATAAGTGACCTTCCTGAACCAGTCACAGGCTTCCTGAAGCCGATTTTGCCATTTAGCATTCAAACCTTTAAGTAACAACCCATCCACAGACCAGGGATCTTCATGCAGCACCTGATCCAGCAAGCCGTCCGCATCATGGAATGCTCTCTGGTTGAGTAATAACCAACTTTTTAACAGTAGCACACCCATCGCCACGGGTTGATTCTGAACACGCAGGTGCCTATCCAGCAATTCGGAAGCTTTTTCACGCTCACCTTCTTGTACCAGCTGACGTATAGAATCCAGAGGTGGCAGATTGAGCAAGGCGGGTGTTACCGCATCAGGAGCCACTCGTGCCGATGGCTCAGGATCGCAAAGCGACTCTTTTCCAAGCTGAACGGCTGTACTTGCCGAATGCAAAGATGACCAACTCACCGCCTGACTGGAAGGAGGACGGTAGGCTTCACCCTTGATAAAATAGTAATGCCCATGCTCTTCCACCAGCTCAAACACCCCCAGGTCATTTCCCAATGTTTCAGAACTGCCAAGTAACAGAATACCATTTTCATTTAAGACATCATGGAAGCGCCGATGAATCATCTGGCGTGTTTCCGGATCAAAATAGATAGAAACATTGCGGCAGAAAATCAGATCATAGCCTTCAAGTCCTTGCGGCGGCAGAGGCGCTTTAAGGTTTAACGGCAGAAAATTAATACTCTGGCGTATCTCGTCTACCAGTTGGTAGTTGCGCTGTATCGGACGAAAATAGCGTTGCTGCAACACAGGATCCATGCTGCGAAATGAGAAAGCAGAATAGATGCCTTGGCGCGCCTTAGACAATACCTGCCGGTCCACATCACCCGCATCTATCTTAAATAACTGCCGCCGCTGTTCACCATATACCGTATCCAATGCCATCGCCAAACTATAGGGCTCTTCACCTGACGAACATCCAGCACTCAGAATTCGCAGCGGTCGTCGTGACTGTCGGGCCAACAAACGCGGAATCAACTGATTTGTGAATAGAGCTATCTGATCGGGTTCACGGAAAAAATAGGTTTCGTTGACGGTAAGTGCGCTGATCAGTTGCTCAAACTGCTCGGGGGTGTTTTCCAACAGTCGAAAGTAGTCGTTAAGGTCCCGGCAGCCCAATCGAATCACAGCCTGGTTCAGCGCCTTATTAAGACGATCTTCAGCAATGCCCTCCAGCACCAATCCACAGTGGTTGTAAATCAGTGCCTTAAATGGTGCCAGATCCAGACTCATCGTACCCCCTGGCTGATTGCGTGGCAGTAATCAGCCGCATTCAGACTTAGGATATCCACTATTTCAGATGCGAGCTGATCGAGCGGTAAGAGCTTCAGCACACCACCTGCATGCACCGCCTCCTGATTCATGCCATATATGACCGAACTGGCTTCATCCTGCGCCAGGGTAATGCCACCGACGTTACGGATGGACAGCATCCCTGCGGCTCCATCACGACCCATCCCTGTCAGTATCATGCCAATCGCATCAGCACCACAGTGTCTGGCAACCGAACTGAGTAACTGATCACAGCTGGGTCGATAAATATCAGCCGCCTTGCGGGGTATCAACGCAAGTCTGTGCGCAGCGGTCAACGTCAGGTGGCTTTCAGACGGTGATACGTAAATATGCCCTGGCTGCAACATCTCACCCTCCTCAGCCACTTTTACCGGCAACTGACATAGGCTGTTCAGCCATTGAGCCATACCCTCGGCAAAACCATCGCTGATATGCTGGGCAATAAGGACAGGCGCAGGAAAGCCTGACGGAAGCTTGGGTAACAGACTCGCCAGTGCCTGAGGGCCACCGGTAGAAGAAGCTATGGCCACCACCCTGCGGTAACCGCGCAACAAGGGAGAAGGCAAGGTTTTGGCTGGTTTTGCAAACACTGGGGCAGGCTCTGCCACCATACGACGTCGGATATAGGTTATGACTGGCACACCCGCCAGGAGACGCACTTTGTCTACAAAATCAGCGGCCTGCTCTGGCGTATAGTCAGGCTTGGGAATCACTTCCAACGCACCCAGTTGCAAGGCCTCATAAGCTTTCTCTGCATCTGATTCATTACTGACCACCAGAATCGGAACCGCTTTATGATGCATAATCTCCGAAATCGCCTGCATGCCATCCATCACCGGCATATTCAGATCCATAGTGACAATATCCGGGCGTAATAACTGAGTCATTTCAACCGCTTCACGTCCGTGACGCGCCTCTCCGACTATCTCAATATCGGTTTGATCTTCAAGAATGGCGCGCAGCAATCCACGTGCCAGACTACTGTCATCAGCAATCAAAACCCGGATGAGCTTGTGCATTATCATCAGCCTTACTGATCCTGTCTGTCAGAAATCTTGGTGTCATGGTTTGCTAGCCGAAACTCATGCACCAATTGATTCAACTCAGCTGACATGCTCACCATCTCCTCACTGATCTCGGTGATGCTGCGTACAGATTGAGCATTGTGGGTACTGGCATTGGCAATATCACGCAGAGCAATTACTACCTGGCTGCTGGCTGTTTTCTGCTGCTTTGTCGACAGGGATATTTGCTGGGCCGCATTACTGGTTTTAGTAGCTGCCTGTACCAGTGCATTCAGATCTTCGGCGGTGATGGCGCTAACATCCATGCCGCTCTGAATCGAGCCGGAGCCTTTTTCCGAGGTAATCACCAGACGACTGATCGAGTCCTGAATCTCTTGTATGCGATCTTCAATCTCCAGCGTGGAATCGGTGACACTATCGGCTAACCGACGGATCTCGCTCGCCACAACTGAAAAGCGCTTACCTGAATCACCGGCACTGGAGGCTTCCAAAGCGGCGTTAAATGCAATCAACTTGGTTTGGTCTGCCAGAGTATTGATCAAATCCATCACTTTGCTGATCTGCTTCGACTTGGCACCCAACTGCATAATTTCATCCAGACTTTGGGCATTGTCCTGCTGGATTTCGGTCATGCGATGCAGCAATTGCTGCATCGCCTGTGCCCCTTTTTTACTGCTATCCAAGGTCAGATTCGCCACATCCACAACAGATTGTGAATGATCGGCAATCTGCGTCGAGGAAGCCGATAACTCTTCCATGGTCGAGGTAATTTCTGCCACGGATGACGACATTTGCTCCACAGCCGCCGCCATGGACTGGCTGACTTGCTGTTGCAGGTTATTATTTTGATTCACCAAGCCAGCCGTATGCGCTAAACGACCAGCGGATTCACTCAGGTTGTCAGCATTACGGAAAATCGCCTGAATGATGTGAGAAAGGCGTTCCAGCAAGTGATTGGTCTGCTTGGCCAGATCACCCAACTCGGCCTGATCACGCACATCTATCCGCTGTGATAAATCCAGAGTCTGACTAATCTGCTTAAGCTGTAACTGAAAGCTCACCAAGGGTTTGCTCAGTGAGTGAGTCAGTTGATAAAGCACTAGACAACTGACTAGAATCACCAGCAACGACAAGGATAACAATTGCCATGTTAAGCCAACTAATCCAGCATTGACTTCAGTTGCATCAATCAACAGCAGGAAGGTCCAACCAGCCTCAGGGACTTCAATACTGGAAAGCAGCCAACTGCTACCCTCAAACTCAACAGTCTGAATACCCGATTGCAGCGTCACACCGGGCAACAGGTCACTAAGGTTTTGTTGCAATCTGTCCTGATTAGGATGCGCCAGCACCTGACCAGATTGATCCAGCATCCAGGTTTGTGTTGTCCAACGCGTCTGTGTTGCCAGCAGGTCCTTAACAATACCGGAAATCAACAGGTCAGCACCCAGAATACTATCTGGCTCTCCTGCCAGAGGCAGTGCCATAGTAATCACCAGATCACCAGTAACGGCATCGACATAAGGCGGCGTAATAACCAGGTCCTGCTGTGCTCTTGCAGCCTGATACCAGGGACGGGTTCGTGGATCATAACCCGCAGGTAATTCACCGGGAGGCTGAGACTGCACCATATCTCCACGAGGGGTGCCAACATAAGCCAAGTCAAAATCACCCGCATCCAACCCCAGTGTCAGGCGCTCTTCCCAGGCTTCCCAGCCATTCGGATAAGCTGGTAATTGGGTGGCCAGAGCGCGCATTACATTAACTTTTGCGCTAACCCATTGGCTGGCAGTTGTTCGGGTTTGCTCCAGGCTACTGTACATTTCACTGGTCATCGCTTGGCTGACCTCTCGTTGCATCAAGTTACCAGCCAACAAACTCAACAAAAATAATGCAACCAGCAATAATCCCGCCATAGAAAATAATAGTTTTTTCTGGAATGACAGGTTTTGCATTTTTCGAGCTCCTTTCACGATTCACTATGGGCTGAAGATTGATTCAACTTAAATTCTTGCACCAATGAGTTGAGCTCTGATGACATATTGACCATCTCTTCACTAATTTCAGTAATACTGCGCACTGACTGGGCATTATGCGTACTGGCATTGGCAATATCACGCAGGGCAATCACTACCTGGCTGCTGGCTGTTTTCTGCTGTTTGGTGGACAGAGAAATCTGCTGGGCCGCATTGCTGGTTTTGGTTGCCGCCAGTACCAGGGCACTCAGGTCATCCGAGGTAGCAGCACTCACGTCCATTCCATTATGAATAGAGCTGGAGCCTTTTTCTGAGGTAATCACCAGACGACTGATCGAATCCTGTATCTCCTGTATGCGCTCTTCAATCTCCAACGTCGAGTCGGTGACACTATCAGCCAAGCGACGGATCTCACTCGCTACGACTGAAAAACGCTTACCTGAATCGCCGGCACTGGAGGCTTCCAGCGCCGCGTTGAATGCAATCAATTTGGTTTGATCGGCCAGGGTGTTGATCAGATCCATTACCTTGCTGATCTGTTTGGATTTAGCACCCAACTGCATAATTTCATCCAGACTTCGGGCATTATCCTGCTGGATCTCAGCCATGTGTTGCATTAGCTGCTGCATCGCCTTCGCCCCTTTTTTACTGCTATCCAAGGTTAGGTTTGCCACATCCACAACAGACTGGGAGTGATCGGCAATCTGCGTCGAGGAGGCAGATAACTCTTCCATAGTCGAGGTGATTTCCGCAACGGATGACGACATCTGCTCCACCGCTGTCGCCATGGACTGACTGACTTCCTGTTGCAATGCACTGTTCTGATTCACTAAACCAGCCGTATGCGCCAAGCGACCAGCAGATTCACTGAGGTTGTCAGCATTACGGAAAATCGCCTGAATAATGTGGGATAGCCGTTCCAACAAGTGATTGGTTTGTTTAGCCAGGTCGCCCAGTTCCGCCTGGTCAGAAACCTCAACCCGTCGCGACAGATCCAGTGTTTGTGAAATACCCAACAGTTGCTGCTGAAAATGCACCAAGGGTCGACTAAGAGAAGTTGCCAGCGGATAGAGCAGCGCCAAGCTGATCAGTAAGAGTACAAAACTAATCAGCATTGAGCGGTAAAGCTGCTGGCTGATCGGATCCATAAACTCAGCTCTGGGTACTTCAACCACCAGATAGCGCTGTAGATCCTCAATCCAGATAGTACCTACAAACAGCGCCTCGCCATCCTGGACTACCTGTGCAACAGCAACATTCTGATGCCCCTGCAAACCTTGTAATGCAGCAGAGCTATTCAGATCCTGAATCAAGGCCCCATCTGCCTTTACTTCGACAATGCCATCTTGGTTAGCCAGTGAGGCCCGCCCGCCTTCGCCAAGTCGGTAAGCACTCACTTTTTTAGCCAGGTGAAGCATATTCAGTCCAACACCGGCAACACTGATCGGTTCACCCACGTTATTCAGGGTGTTACTGCTGTAATTGACGAACATCTGTAGTTGTTCGCCACTGAACTCATTGGAATCAAGATTCAGTTCATAAGGAGCCCCTGAACCCAGGTAGCTAAAGTACCAACTGTCATCCACATTATTACGCTGCATCTGGCGGCGATTCAGCTGTCCATCCTGGTAGTGATGATAAAAAATGTTCTGGCCATCATTCGCCGCAATAAACACGATTCCGGCTTCCAATTGGCTGTTAACGCGAGCCATTTCAGATTCTACCATCCACAATTCGGACTCCGGCATACCCTTACGAATCCAACGTTCAATATAGGAATTGGCTGCCAGACTGCGGGAAACCTCGAGGCTGGGCGCTAACTGCAAGGCCACTTCACTGCCAAGCTTTTGCAACTGCGCCGGTAACTCCTGTGTAATCAGGCTGTCTACCCGACTCTGGCTATAAAACCGGGATTGCAGCAGTAAAGAAATAATCATCACCAAGGAAAACAAGACACCAAAGGCGATAAAAAGGCGTAAGCGTAAAGATAACCGGTTCCACAGTATGTACATGGCTCACCCATAGATGCTCAAACGAAACGTATGGCTCAAATGGACACTACTACAACTTAAGAGCCACTCTATACAGCTTAATTAACAACGTATGCATTTAAAATGCAAGGAGATTTAGGTTTTCTCTACGATCAGCTAAAAGCAACCACCCGATTACGACCACTTTCCTTGGCCTGGTACAGGGCTCGGTCTGCTCTAGCCAGCGACATATCCGGTCGGGTGTCATCCGGCGACATCAAAGTACAGCCGATACTGACAGTCAGTGGAATGCTCTGCTGTTCATACTGGAATACGTTGACTGCCACTTGCTCTCTGAAGCGGTTGGCAAAAGTAATCGCATCCTTGAGAGAGGTGTCTGGTAGCAACAAGGCAAACTCCTCTCCCCCAACACGTGCTGACAGATCGCTGCTACGCTGCTGCATCAGCAACGCGCCAAACTCTCTGAGCACCTTATCACCGGCCGCATGTCCGAAATTGTCGTTAATGCGCTTAAAATGATCCAGATCGATCATTAATACAGCATTGTCGGCAAAAGAGCGCTGATAACGCAAAAACTCTTTTTTGAGCTGCATCTGAAAATATCGCCGGTTATGCAATCCGGTCAGATCATCAGTTGTTGTCAAAGCAATAAGCTGCTGCTCCATGGCTTTTTGCTTGGTAATATCCTGGAATACCACTACAGCACCCACCTGTTCACGCTCTTCAAACACCGGGCTTACTTTCATGTGCACCGGAAAGGTATCGCCACTACTGCGAACAAAGTGATCTTCACACTCTTGCAACTTACCCTGAGCCAAGGTCTGGTGAACCGGGCAGTCCTTGTTATGATAGGCGCTACCATCTGGATAGCAGTAATGGAAAACCCTGTGCTGATCCTTACCTATCACATCTTGATATTCAAAGCCCAGCATCGTCAGGGCCGCCGGATTGATAAAGGTGCACAGGCCGTGCATATCACATCCATAGATACCATCACCCGCGGACTCAAGTAACATACGGTTGTACTCTGTCAGACGTTTATTTTCCTGCTCGGCCCGAACCCGTTGGGTAATATCAGAAAATGCCACTACAGCGCCATTGATTCGATCCTTGGAAAACAAGGGTGTTACAGTCATTTCGACCGGAAAACTGCCGCCATTATAGCGGATAAACCAATCGCGCTGCTGGCGCTGCCGTCCATCCTCCAGCGTCTTAACAATCGGGCAATCTGCATGTGGATAAACCTTGCCGTTCTGATAGTGATGATGAAACAACCTGTGCTGATCCTGACCCAGAGCTTGCGATGACGTTACTTGCAGCATTCTTAACGCCGCCTGGTTGATAAACGTACACTCCCCTTGGCGATTAACACCATACACGCCTTCACCCAGTCCTTGTAACAGGGTTTTAAAACGCACCCGCTCAATATGTGCTTTACCCCAATGCCATGCCAGAGACAAACTTAGTGTCAGGATAACTAGCGTGGCGAGCATAACGATCAATAACAACCCCCTCCAGCGCTCCCAGGCATCCATCAAAGTAAAATCAGGGATATTTTCGAAAGGAGGCAGGCGCAATGCACGCGCCATAGCTTCAACCGGCAAATAATCTGCAGGTACGGTAAAGCCATAAATACCCGCCTGCTGTGCCGCTGGGTGCTCCGGATCCAATGAAAAAAGCGCAGCGGCCACATGACGAATAGTACGGTCATTCACATGCGGCAGTGCAAATACCGGCCACTCCGGATAAAGGCGGGTAGATACCTGATGGGTGAAGTCAGAATTAAACTGTGGGTTGATCAATTTGACAGCCTGCTCCTGTAACTGCCCGTTACGCTGCATCTGTTCCAGTATACCGTCACGAACGAACGCCACATCGGCACGGCCATCCATAACCGCACGAACGGCTTCATGATGTGTGCCCAGTTCTTGCAGTTCTTGAATATCATCGGGCAAACGGATGCCGGCTAAAAAAAGCTCATAGGCCTGCGATCGATAGCCCCCCAGATTTTCTCGGCTGGGAGCTGCAACCCTTTTATTTTTAATATCTTGCAGTGTATTGATATCCTGCCGGTCTGCTGCCGCAACGATGGCGCCACCTAATCGATAAACCGGCCGTCCATCATCTGATTCAACCAATGTAGCGATAACGCCGGTGAGCGGATAATGGGTACGTGCCAGCAAAAAATGCGTCGGATTAGTGGTAACCAGGTCGATTTCACCATCACGGATACGTCGGTTAAGCTCATCCTGTGGCAGCACATGTAGAACCACCTCATCTGTAACCAGCACAGTATTCAGATAAGCGATCAGCGGCGCATATTTAGCCTCTGTTCGTTCATTGCCCAGGTAAGAAAATACGCCAAAGTGAAGTATGTTTTTGGATGGCTGTACTGGCAGGGTTTCATTTGCAAGCGCAGGAAAAGCAAGCAGGCCAAGCAACGCAAAAACCAGCAGCACCGTCAAGCGACGAGGGCAAAAATTAGGCCAGTACTGCATGGTATAATTCCTCAGTGTAATCCTGCGTAATGTCTACTCTGAAATTCACACAGACAGAGTAAGCAGACCTGATTCCTGCCTTAAGTATACAGTCTATTCTATAAACTTCAGATGGACAAAAACTGATAGCTGATCTGGATCAGTCATTTATCACTCTGTTTTAAGCAACATCATGCATTCGCTTATAGGCCTGGGTCGGGCAAACAAATACCCCTGATACCTAAGACAACCGTAGGATAGCAACAGGTCACGCTGTTCAGCAGTTTCAACACCCTCAGCGATAACTTCAATGCTAAGTGCCTGACCCATGGCAATAATAGTTCGGATTATCACCGCATCATCCGGGTCTGCAACAATATCTCGTACAAAAGACTGATCAATCTTGATCTGGTCCAGCGGTAGGCGCTTTAAATATTGTAATGACGAGTAGCCTGTACCAAAGTCATCCATGGCAAACGTTACGCCCTGACCACGAAGCTGTTGCATTTTCTGAATAGCTTGTTCTATATCTTCCAGCACGGCTGATTCAGTTAGTTCCAGTTTTAACTGGTCGGCCCTGGCTCCCGTCTGCTGCAAAATCTGCAATACCATTTCCACAAATTTCGGCTGCCGAAATTGTTTTGCGCTGACATTGACCGCCAATTGCAGATCTCGTGTCTGCTCATCCTCTTGCCACTGAGCCAGAAGCTCACAAGCCGTGACTAAAACCCACTCACCCATGGTGATAATCAAGCCCGTCTCTTCGGCCAATGGAATGAAATCAGCTGGCGACACCAGCCCTCTCTGGGGGTGCTGCCAGCGCAACAAAGCCTCTGCTCCGACTGGCCGGGCTTCTTGATCATACTGCAACTGATAAAATAGCCGCAGCTCCTGGTGTTCGATGGCTGTACGCAATTCACCTTCCAGCTCAGCACGCCGGTTGATCTCTGCTTGAATGTTCGGATCATAGAAACAGACTGTGTTGCGTCCTGCATCTTTGGCCTGATACTTAGCAACTTCAGCCTGGTTCAGCAGGTCATCACTACTCAGCGTTTTATCAGAAAACAGCACGATACCAATGCTGGCAGTCAAATAATGGGAATGCCCTTCCACCTCATAGGTTTTTGCTACACTCGCACAAATATCCAGTGCAACCCGTTCAGCCTCCATGGCGGCTTCTGATTTCAGTCTTTGAGGAAGTTCCAGCAAAATAGCAAATTCATCACCCCCGACTCGCGCCAGTAAGTCACCCTCTTTAAGCAGCAAACGCATACTGCCGGCAATCATAACCAGCAACTGATCACCCGCCTGATGACCTCGTATATCATTGATGGTTTTGAAGCGATCTATGTCCAGCCACAGCAGTGCATGGTAGTTACTGACCCGCGAACTTGCACCAGCGGAATACTGCAGTTGTTCCTGTAACAAACGCCGGTTAGGGAGCCCGGTGAGGGCATCGTAAAATATCAGCCGATGGTTTTCCTGCTCAGCCTGGATTCGCCGCACCATATCATCCCTAAAGCCCAGTAATACCCTGGCTATGCGACCAAACTCTCCCCGTGAAGAATTTTTTAGATGCTCAATAGCAGGCAAACGCAGTTCTGTCTGAGTGTTATATGACAGCTTACTGAGCGCATCGGCAATATCACGTACATGGCCACTGATTCGAAATGCGATGACAAACACCATCAACAACACCACAACAGCGCCAGCCAAACTGAAAATAAAAATTTGCAAGAATGCGCGTTCGTGCCGTATTCGTGCTTGATGTTCACGCAGCATAGTCCGATCAGTCAACAGCATCGATATACGACCGGTAAAAACCGAAAACTCATTAAAGCTAGCCTGAGCCTGTAGAAAAAAACTATCAGCTGTATCGGGGTCAATAGCGGCGATTTCCGTGGCCATTATCACCAGGCTGCGATAGGCCGAAAAGGACTGTTGGAGCCCTTGAACAGAGTTATGATTAACCTCTCTCAACAGGTTTGATTCAGCCAGACTCTTAACCAAGAGCTCAATGGCAGCCAGATCATTTACTACTTGAGAATGTTCTCGATACAACTGAATATCGGTGAATTGGTGTTTACGCGCACCATCCAGAACAGCCACAACCCGGCTGTGCAATTCGGATATATCCCGCTTGAAGGTAGACTCCTTATGTAGTGTCTGCAGATCATCCGCCTGTACATCACTGCTTTCGATATACTGGGACTTCAAGCTGTTAAGTGAAAAGAGCCCTATCAGTAACGATAATACAAGCATTAGAACAGCCGGTAACAGAAACATCAGCAGTACCGTTTTGCCGGCTCTCATCGCCACTACTCCTGTTCAGCCAACAGCCTTGGCCAGTGATCCGGCTCGATACTGGCAATATAGGAAAATTGCTGTCGATCTTCATCCGCTTCAATAATGACCAGAGTGCCTTCAACAGGGAAATACTCCATCACCTCCACCATATTGGGGCCATGTGCCACCAGTATACGATTATGACCAGGAGTCACAGCAGAAGATAAAAGGTAATGGGTTCTGGCAATGATGGGCTGTTTTTCGGCATCCGTCAGCGCGGCTACATACATCAACTCATTATCCACCACATAGTGCCCCTGACCAAATAACAGATCGGCTGTTTCTTTAGCTCGGCATAACGGACTGCTGTACACCGTTCCAATAGGTATTCCCGCCTGGCGCATA
This genomic interval carries:
- a CDS encoding putative bifunctional diguanylate cyclase/phosphodiesterase translates to MRAGKTVLLMFLLPAVLMLVLSLLIGLFSLNSLKSQYIESSDVQADDLQTLHKESTFKRDISELHSRVVAVLDGARKHQFTDIQLYREHSQVVNDLAAIELLVKSLAESNLLREVNHNSVQGLQQSFSAYRSLVIMATEIAAIDPDTADSFFLQAQASFNEFSVFTGRISMLLTDRTMLREHQARIRHERAFLQIFIFSLAGAVVVLLMVFVIAFRISGHVRDIADALSKLSYNTQTELRLPAIEHLKNSSRGEFGRIARVLLGFRDDMVRRIQAEQENHRLIFYDALTGLPNRRLLQEQLQYSAGASSRVSNYHALLWLDIDRFKTINDIRGHQAGDQLLVMIAGSMRLLLKEGDLLARVGGDEFAILLELPQRLKSEAAMEAERVALDICASVAKTYEVEGHSHYLTASIGIVLFSDKTLSSDDLLNQAEVAKYQAKDAGRNTVCFYDPNIQAEINRRAELEGELRTAIEHQELRLFYQLQYDQEARPVGAEALLRWQHPQRGLVSPADFIPLAEETGLIITMGEWVLVTACELLAQWQEDEQTRDLQLAVNVSAKQFRQPKFVEMVLQILQQTGARADQLKLELTESAVLEDIEQAIQKMQQLRGQGVTFAMDDFGTGYSSLQYLKRLPLDQIKIDQSFVRDIVADPDDAVIIRTIIAMGQALSIEVIAEGVETAEQRDLLLSYGCLRYQGYLFARPRPISECMMLLKTE
- a CDS encoding histidine phosphatase family protein, producing the protein MHRLLLFLVFACSGVFANAADEFTLNPATSEQLNKLREGGYVLFIRHGPTDSAYPDHVPVDLQDCTTQRPLTDAGRQLMLQVGEYMRQAGIPIGTVYSSPLCRAKETADLLFGQGHYVVDNELMYVAALTDAEKQPIIARTHYLLSSAVTPGHNRILVAHGPNMVEVMEYFPVEGTLVIIEADEDRQQFSYIASIEPDHWPRLLAEQE